A single window of Butyricicoccus intestinisimiae DNA harbors:
- the xseB gene encoding exodeoxyribonuclease VII small subunit: MEDLTFEQAMQRLEEIVSLLEDGKAPLNESMALFEEGTKLSAYLSQLLDTAEQKVTMITVRDGAETEIPFDTQEGE, translated from the coding sequence ATGGAAGATTTGACATTTGAGCAAGCCATGCAGCGCTTGGAAGAAATCGTATCGCTTCTCGAAGACGGCAAAGCACCGCTGAACGAGAGTATGGCGCTGTTTGAGGAGGGCACCAAGCTGTCTGCGTATTTGTCCCAATTGTTGGACACGGCGGAGCAAAAGGTGACGATGATAACCGTACGCGACGGAGCAGAGACCGAGATTCCGTTTGACACGCAGGAAGGAGAATGA
- a CDS encoding NAD(+)/NADH kinase — protein MTNERLQHPIKKVMIWPNTGKEGMGLAVRQAADVLREFGAEVILAERALEIGIDTDGFLVHTLQKAMIEADFIVVLGGDGTILSMAQHAAPYHVPIFGVNMGHVGFMTEVEFPEFRMIQRIFEGKYTIDDRMMLDVDVIRGDQLVYRSMALNEAIVKTGSIFRISLLDIFCDRQPVCSLHGDGVIVATPTGSTAYSLAAGGPIIEPSAENISVVPICPHEVNAKSYIYSPHREISIEPRFFNDATIFVSCDGRRGFELMDGDRVCIRKAPFFTQLLRVKGNSFYSLLNEKLTIRRV, from the coding sequence ATGACGAATGAACGCTTACAGCATCCCATCAAGAAGGTCATGATTTGGCCGAACACCGGAAAAGAGGGCATGGGACTGGCGGTTCGTCAAGCCGCGGATGTCCTTCGAGAGTTCGGCGCGGAGGTGATTTTGGCGGAACGGGCACTGGAAATCGGCATTGATACAGACGGATTTCTTGTGCACACTCTGCAAAAGGCGATGATTGAAGCGGATTTTATCGTTGTGCTCGGCGGAGACGGCACAATTCTCTCCATGGCGCAGCACGCAGCCCCGTATCATGTGCCGATTTTCGGCGTGAATATGGGACACGTAGGCTTTATGACGGAAGTAGAGTTTCCGGAGTTCCGCATGATTCAGCGCATCTTTGAGGGCAAGTATACGATTGATGACCGCATGATGCTGGATGTTGATGTTATTCGCGGGGATCAGCTGGTATATCGTTCGATGGCGCTGAATGAGGCCATTGTCAAGACCGGTTCGATTTTTCGCATCAGCCTGCTGGATATTTTCTGTGATCGGCAGCCCGTGTGCTCTCTACACGGCGACGGTGTCATCGTTGCCACGCCGACGGGCAGTACGGCATATTCCTTGGCAGCCGGCGGCCCGATTATCGAGCCGTCTGCGGAAAACATCTCGGTTGTGCCGATTTGCCCGCACGAGGTAAACGCGAAATCGTACATCTATTCTCCGCATCGAGAGATCAGCATTGAGCCGCGATTTTTTAACGATGCGACGATATTTGTGTCCTGCGACGGGCGCAGAGGATTTGAACTGATGGACGGTGACCGCGTGTGTATTCGCAAGGCTCCGTTCTTCACCCAGCTGCTTCGCGTAAAGGGAAACAGCTTCTATTCGCTGTTAAATGAAAAATTGACCATTCGGCGCGTATAA
- a CDS encoding polyprenyl synthetase family protein has translation MTLKEQLAAYSKMVEDRLMTYIQPSEDKGQAVVFEACRYSAMAGGKRLRPGLVLEFCRVCGGNLEAALPFACALEMIHTYSLIHDDLPCMDNDDFRRGKLTNHKVYGEATAVLAGDGLLNLAFETASDPANTKLVSAETQVKAIRMLSRASGMDGMIGGQILDMQAEETSISLEQLKTLQELKTGALISVAAQLGCLIGGATAEQTQAAATYAACIGLAFQIQDDILDIEGDAETFGKPIGSDEENGKSTYPSLLGLEKCHALVHELSQQAVDALASFADAGILPELAYSLADRNH, from the coding sequence ATGACGCTGAAAGAGCAGCTTGCAGCATACAGCAAGATGGTAGAAGACCGTTTGATGACATATATTCAGCCGAGCGAGGACAAAGGACAAGCCGTTGTCTTTGAGGCCTGCCGCTATTCCGCGATGGCAGGGGGCAAACGTCTGCGTCCGGGATTGGTACTGGAATTTTGCCGTGTGTGCGGCGGAAATTTGGAAGCGGCGCTTCCATTCGCCTGCGCGTTGGAGATGATTCACACGTATTCTCTCATTCATGATGATTTGCCGTGCATGGACAATGATGATTTCCGCCGCGGAAAGCTGACTAACCACAAGGTATACGGCGAGGCAACGGCGGTTCTGGCCGGTGACGGTCTGCTGAATCTGGCGTTTGAAACGGCTTCTGATCCGGCGAATACCAAGCTGGTGTCGGCGGAAACACAGGTCAAGGCGATTCGCATGCTGTCGCGTGCGTCGGGCATGGACGGCATGATTGGCGGTCAGATTTTAGATATGCAGGCGGAGGAGACGTCCATTTCTCTGGAACAGCTCAAAACATTGCAGGAGCTGAAAACCGGCGCCTTGATCAGCGTAGCGGCTCAGCTCGGCTGCTTGATTGGCGGAGCAACCGCAGAACAGACGCAGGCAGCTGCCACATATGCGGCGTGCATCGGTCTGGCATTTCAGATTCAGGACGACATTCTGGATATTGAAGGCGATGCGGAGACATTCGGCAAGCCGATTGGCTCGGATGAGGAAAACGGCAAGAGCACCTATCCGTCGCTGCTCGGACTGGAAAAGTGCCATGCGCTCGTGCACGAGCTGTCGCAGCAGGCAGTGGACGCACTGGCATCATTTGCGGATGCCGGCATTTTGCCGGAGTTAGCATACTCTTTGGCGGATCGCAACCATTAA
- a CDS encoding TlyA family RNA methyltransferase — protein MKKKRLDVLLFEKGMVPSRERAKAIIMSGIVYVNNQKADKAGMSIPEDAEIEIRGKTNSFVSRGGLKIEKALTYFQIDPKDLCAMDIGASTGGFTDCLLTRGARKVYSIDVGYGQLAWKLRQDPRVVCMERTNIRKVTPDMLDDVPEFAVIDVSFISLKLVLPVVAQLLNEHGRIACLIKPQFEAGKGKVGKKGVVREPEIHLDVLNAFIENAHEAGFHVYNLTFSPIKGPEGNIEFLGYIGKDGEDADIDTAALVAEAHGALDKHDE, from the coding sequence ATGAAAAAGAAGAGACTGGACGTTCTTCTATTTGAAAAAGGCATGGTGCCGTCCCGTGAGCGCGCAAAAGCGATCATTATGAGCGGTATCGTTTATGTAAATAACCAGAAGGCGGACAAAGCCGGCATGAGCATTCCGGAAGACGCTGAAATTGAGATTCGCGGCAAGACCAATTCGTTTGTCAGCCGCGGCGGACTCAAGATTGAAAAGGCGCTGACATATTTCCAGATTGACCCGAAAGATTTGTGCGCGATGGATATCGGCGCATCAACAGGCGGTTTTACCGACTGTCTGCTGACGCGCGGCGCGAGAAAAGTCTATTCGATTGATGTCGGATACGGTCAGCTTGCATGGAAGCTGCGCCAAGATCCGCGCGTGGTCTGCATGGAGCGCACCAATATCCGCAAGGTCACGCCGGATATGCTGGACGATGTGCCGGAGTTCGCCGTCATTGACGTGTCATTTATTTCGCTCAAACTGGTGCTTCCGGTCGTTGCACAGCTATTGAACGAGCACGGCCGCATTGCCTGCTTGATTAAGCCGCAGTTTGAAGCCGGCAAGGGCAAGGTCGGCAAGAAAGGCGTGGTGCGCGAGCCGGAAATTCATCTGGATGTACTCAACGCATTTATTGAAAATGCACACGAAGCCGGTTTCCATGTCTATAATCTGACCTTCTCACCAATCAAGGGACCGGAAGGCAACATCGAATTTTTGGGATACATCGGCAAAGACGGAGAGGATGCCGATATAGATACCGCAGCCTTGGTTGCAGAAGCACATGGAGCGTTAGACAAGCATGACGAATGA
- a CDS encoding Kae1-like domain-containing protein, which translates to MSRFFGIDTSNYRTSAALFDSETMQWENSGRLLEVPEGRIGLRQSDALFQHVLHLPARIDALEAGFGKNLRAIAASTRPRAVEGSYMPCFLAGAGQARSMAHALDVPFYEVSHQQGHLAAAALSANALDLLRQPFLAWHLSGGTTELLHVKPEGKLFSAEIVGGTDDLAAGQLIDRAGNLLHLPFPSGAQLEQLANQCEEPEKPFRPKVMDFHFSLSGAQNKIEQLHQKGADAPTVARYAIDIVSSAVVKATEQAVQATGLPVLCAGGVMSNRLLQKRMRRKFGAKFAEPVLSGDNAVGVAVLAAILSGELA; encoded by the coding sequence ATGTCTCGCTTTTTTGGTATTGATACATCCAATTACCGCACATCGGCGGCGCTGTTTGACAGTGAAACGATGCAGTGGGAAAATTCCGGCAGACTGCTGGAAGTGCCGGAAGGGCGCATTGGTCTGAGACAGAGCGATGCGCTGTTTCAGCATGTGCTGCACCTGCCGGCGCGCATCGATGCGTTGGAAGCCGGCTTTGGCAAAAATCTTCGCGCCATTGCGGCGAGCACGCGGCCGAGAGCGGTAGAAGGCTCGTATATGCCGTGTTTTCTGGCGGGAGCGGGACAGGCGCGCAGTATGGCACACGCGCTCGATGTGCCGTTTTATGAGGTCTCTCATCAGCAGGGGCATTTGGCGGCAGCGGCGTTGTCCGCGAATGCGCTGGATTTGCTGCGCCAGCCGTTTTTGGCATGGCATTTGTCCGGCGGCACGACCGAACTATTGCACGTCAAACCGGAAGGCAAGCTGTTTTCGGCAGAAATTGTCGGCGGCACGGATGATTTGGCAGCAGGTCAGCTCATTGACCGCGCAGGAAATCTGCTCCATCTGCCATTTCCGTCCGGTGCACAGCTGGAGCAATTGGCGAATCAGTGCGAAGAGCCGGAAAAGCCGTTTCGGCCCAAAGTGATGGATTTTCATTTTTCGCTGTCCGGTGCGCAGAATAAAATTGAACAGCTGCATCAAAAAGGCGCTGATGCGCCGACCGTCGCACGATATGCGATTGATATTGTATCTAGTGCGGTTGTCAAAGCGACCGAACAGGCAGTACAAGCGACCGGCTTGCCGGTGCTGTGTGCAGGTGGCGTCATGTCCAATCGGCTGCTGCAAAAACGAATGCGCCGTAAATTCGGGGCAAAGTTTGCCGAACCGGTATTGTCCGGAGACAACGCCGTGGGCGTTGCGGTCTTGGCGGCGATTTTGAGCGGAGAATTGGCATGA
- the nusB gene encoding transcription antitermination factor NusB: MGRKEAREIALHLIFELSFKQFDDAELVSARLEQEVMESLAGDVALYAGELPEEQKTYIRNTVLGVCAHNAELDAVVEAHSTNWKTNRLTHMTMSLLRLALYEMQYADDVPVGTAIDEAVALAKKYESKEASAFVNGVLGAVAREKADEKAE, from the coding sequence GTGGGAAGAAAAGAAGCAAGAGAAATTGCACTGCATCTGATTTTTGAATTGAGCTTTAAACAGTTTGATGACGCAGAACTCGTTTCTGCCCGTCTGGAGCAGGAAGTCATGGAATCGCTGGCGGGCGATGTTGCGCTGTACGCAGGTGAGCTGCCGGAAGAGCAGAAGACTTATATTCGCAACACCGTTCTCGGCGTCTGTGCACACAACGCAGAGCTTGACGCCGTGGTAGAAGCGCATTCCACCAACTGGAAGACCAATCGTCTGACCCATATGACGATGTCTCTGCTTCGTCTGGCGCTGTACGAGATGCAGTACGCAGACGATGTTCCGGTAGGCACCGCAATTGATGAAGCGGTTGCGCTTGCGAAGAAGTATGAGTCCAAGGAAGCATCTGCATTTGTCAACGGCGTTCTCGGCGCGGTTGCACGCGAAAAGGCAGACGAGAAGGCGGAATAA
- a CDS encoding Asp23/Gls24 family envelope stress response protein, with amino-acid sequence MADGKEYWTSGGEQDSVRISEDVIASIAAIAASETEGVGNLYSGIGTNVAEFLGKKSLAKGVKVVFHGDLVEVEVSMLAQYGYDICEVSKKVQEAVRSSILSMTGMRTSAVNINVGGVSFETSTAVSTEVQ; translated from the coding sequence TAAGGAATACTGGACTTCCGGCGGCGAACAGGACAGTGTTCGCATTTCTGAGGATGTCATCGCGTCGATTGCGGCAATTGCGGCATCTGAGACAGAGGGCGTAGGCAACCTCTATTCCGGCATTGGCACCAACGTCGCAGAGTTTTTGGGCAAGAAGAGCTTGGCGAAGGGCGTAAAGGTTGTGTTCCATGGTGATCTGGTTGAAGTCGAGGTCAGTATGCTCGCACAGTACGGCTATGATATTTGCGAGGTCAGCAAAAAGGTGCAGGAGGCAGTTCGTTCTTCGATTCTGTCCATGACCGGTATGCGTACTTCGGCGGTAAATATCAACGTGGGCGGTGTGTCCTTTGAGACGTCGACGGCTGTATCTACTGAGGTTCAGTAA
- the dxs gene encoding 1-deoxy-D-xylulose-5-phosphate synthase has translation MEKQKETMRYGLLDRDDLPSMLGSLTKEQLDELCGEIRQFLLDHVSQTGGHLASNLGVVELTIALHRCFDTSRDRLLFDVGHQCYTHKILTGRKDAFGQLRQFGGISGFLKPSESIHDACITGHASSSISVAQGMAHARTLLGEDYSVVAVIGDGALSGGMAYEALNSAGASKEPLIVVLNDNNMSIDKNVGAMSRHLQHLRVQPEYIRMKQDVKQVLDRSRVGERAANWISRSKRAVKSMVLQCSMFEQMGFTYLGPVDGHDVLAICDLLQIAKDMKKPVLIHVKTKKGKGYSYAEQQPNKYHGVSKFNIATGQPLKKAVTNFSTEFGKELVRLAKTNPKICAITAAMPSGTGLGTFSQLYPQRFFDVGIAEEHAVAMTAGMAKQGLRPVCALYSTFLQRAYDQLIHDVAIDHVPIVLGIDRAGIVGEDGATHNGVFDVGFLRQIPGMTLLAPSSYAELRGMLRSAVQHTDGPIALRYPRGGEGAYTEDHWQGQAAVCLREGTDVALVSYGIMINEALQAAELLEAHGVSTAVYKINILTAAFSDEFLRQVSQCGRVAVIEDVMHAGGVGQALAETLALQQIQMNWIRLFHTDSSFAPQGAVRQIYEYYHLDGNAVAKTCLEAIQHEKEETGRSSI, from the coding sequence ATGGAAAAGCAGAAAGAGACGATGCGATATGGTCTTCTGGATCGGGACGATTTGCCCTCGATGCTGGGATCACTGACAAAAGAACAATTGGATGAACTTTGCGGAGAAATTCGGCAGTTTTTGTTGGATCATGTCTCGCAGACAGGCGGACATCTGGCGTCCAATCTCGGCGTGGTGGAGCTGACGATAGCGCTGCACCGTTGTTTTGACACATCGCGTGACCGCTTGCTCTTTGATGTAGGGCATCAGTGCTATACGCACAAAATTCTGACGGGACGAAAAGATGCATTTGGTCAGCTGCGGCAGTTTGGCGGCATTTCCGGCTTTTTGAAACCGTCGGAATCCATACACGATGCGTGTATTACAGGACATGCGTCCAGCTCGATTTCTGTCGCACAGGGCATGGCACATGCGCGCACGCTGCTGGGCGAAGACTATTCCGTCGTCGCAGTCATCGGTGACGGTGCACTGAGCGGCGGTATGGCATACGAAGCGCTCAATTCCGCCGGAGCCAGCAAAGAGCCGCTGATTGTCGTGCTCAATGACAACAACATGTCGATTGATAAAAATGTCGGTGCGATGAGCCGCCACCTGCAGCATTTGCGCGTTCAGCCGGAGTACATCCGCATGAAGCAGGACGTCAAGCAGGTGCTCGACCGCTCTCGCGTCGGAGAACGGGCGGCAAACTGGATTTCGCGCTCCAAACGCGCCGTCAAGTCTATGGTTTTGCAGTGCTCTATGTTTGAGCAGATGGGCTTTACCTATCTTGGACCGGTAGACGGTCACGATGTGCTGGCGATTTGCGATTTGCTTCAAATCGCAAAGGACATGAAAAAGCCTGTGCTCATCCATGTCAAAACCAAAAAAGGCAAGGGATACAGCTACGCAGAGCAGCAGCCGAACAAATATCACGGTGTTTCCAAATTTAATATCGCAACCGGTCAGCCGCTCAAGAAGGCCGTGACCAATTTCTCGACAGAATTTGGCAAAGAGCTGGTGCGTTTAGCAAAAACCAATCCGAAAATCTGTGCGATTACAGCAGCGATGCCGTCCGGTACAGGCTTGGGAACCTTCTCTCAGCTGTATCCGCAGCGATTTTTCGACGTCGGCATTGCGGAGGAACACGCCGTCGCGATGACCGCCGGCATGGCAAAACAAGGCCTGCGTCCGGTCTGCGCGCTGTATTCGACATTTTTGCAGCGTGCATATGACCAGCTTATTCACGATGTGGCGATTGATCATGTGCCGATTGTTTTGGGTATTGACCGCGCGGGCATTGTCGGAGAAGACGGTGCGACACATAACGGCGTATTTGATGTTGGATTCCTGCGTCAGATTCCGGGCATGACCCTGCTGGCGCCGTCCAGCTATGCGGAGCTGCGCGGCATGCTGCGCAGTGCGGTGCAGCACACGGACGGTCCGATTGCACTGCGCTATCCGCGCGGCGGAGAAGGCGCATATACCGAAGATCACTGGCAGGGACAGGCTGCGGTCTGTCTGCGGGAAGGCACGGATGTTGCTCTGGTGTCATACGGCATCATGATCAATGAGGCGCTGCAAGCGGCAGAGCTTCTGGAGGCACACGGTGTTTCCACAGCCGTATACAAGATAAATATCTTGACCGCCGCGTTTTCTGATGAATTTTTGCGGCAGGTTTCTCAGTGCGGCCGCGTTGCTGTGATAGAGGATGTCATGCACGCAGGCGGCGTCGGGCAGGCGCTTGCAGAAACACTGGCGCTGCAACAGATACAAATGAACTGGATTCGCCTGTTTCACACAGACAGCAGTTTTGCGCCGCAGGGAGCTGTTCGGCAGATATACGAATATTACCATTTAGACGGCAACGCAGTTGCCAAGACCTGTTTGGAGGCTATACAGCATGAAAAAGAAGAGACTGGACGTTCTTCTATTTGA
- the xseA gene encoding exodeoxyribonuclease VII large subunit has product MRQSGANIYTVTQVNHAIKLLLEDQDAFRNLYIQGELSNYKKYPSGHHYFTLKDADGVLSAVMFRSDAARLRFQPENGMKVIARGRISVYPQRGQYQMYVADMMPDGIGALTIAFEQLKQRLYQEGLFDEGHKKPIPRLPARIAVVTSPTGAAVRDILRILKQRYPIAHVVIYPVLVQGKEAAGQIVAAIEAVNRRHDADVMIVGRGGGSLEDLWAFNEEIVARALYASEIPVISAVGHEPDITISDFVADARASTPSNAAEIVAADTRTIRDGLYHANTVMRGDMLDMLHGFRLRLEALDKRRKLRAPLGYIQDKRYQLEHISGQLSAAMRQIVAADRQRFVEQAAYLDAYSPLKVLARGYSVVTKDDAVISSSAKLHKEDEITIRFAKGGAVCTVKQVKRKV; this is encoded by the coding sequence ATGAGACAATCTGGTGCGAACATCTATACTGTAACACAAGTCAATCACGCGATTAAGCTGCTGCTGGAAGATCAGGACGCTTTTCGCAATCTATATATTCAAGGCGAGCTCTCAAACTATAAGAAATATCCGTCCGGACATCACTATTTTACTTTGAAAGACGCGGACGGTGTGCTCTCAGCCGTGATGTTTCGCTCGGACGCTGCGCGTCTGCGCTTTCAGCCGGAAAACGGGATGAAAGTCATTGCGCGGGGGCGTATCAGCGTATATCCGCAGCGCGGACAGTATCAAATGTATGTCGCTGACATGATGCCGGATGGCATCGGCGCGCTGACGATTGCATTTGAACAGCTCAAACAGCGCCTGTATCAAGAGGGACTGTTTGACGAAGGACATAAAAAGCCGATTCCGCGGCTGCCGGCGCGCATTGCTGTTGTGACGTCGCCGACAGGTGCCGCCGTGCGCGATATTTTGCGCATTCTGAAACAGCGGTATCCGATTGCGCACGTCGTTATTTATCCGGTGCTTGTGCAGGGCAAAGAAGCCGCTGGACAGATTGTTGCGGCGATTGAAGCAGTCAACCGCCGCCATGATGCAGACGTCATGATTGTCGGCCGCGGCGGCGGTTCTCTGGAAGATTTGTGGGCGTTTAACGAGGAAATTGTCGCGCGAGCGCTTTATGCTTCAGAAATTCCGGTCATTTCCGCCGTCGGACACGAGCCGGATATTACCATTTCGGATTTTGTCGCGGATGCCAGAGCGTCTACGCCGTCCAATGCGGCGGAAATTGTTGCGGCAGACACGCGCACGATTCGAGACGGTCTGTATCATGCCAATACGGTCATGCGCGGCGATATGTTGGATATGTTACACGGCTTTCGGCTGCGTTTGGAAGCGCTGGACAAGCGCCGCAAGCTGCGCGCGCCGCTGGGATATATTCAGGATAAGCGGTATCAATTGGAACACATATCGGGTCAATTGTCCGCGGCAATGCGGCAGATTGTTGCGGCGGATCGGCAGCGATTTGTCGAGCAGGCGGCATATCTGGATGCATACAGTCCGCTCAAAGTTCTGGCGCGCGGGTATTCCGTTGTGACCAAAGACGATGCTGTGATTTCCAGCAGTGCCAAGCTGCACAAGGAGGACGAAATTACGATTCGCTTTGCCAAGGGCGGCGCCGTGTGCACGGTTAAGCAGGTAAAGCGGAAGGTATAA